From a region of the Castor canadensis chromosome 7, mCasCan1.hap1v2, whole genome shotgun sequence genome:
- the Slc2a1 gene encoding solute carrier family 2, facilitated glucose transporter member 1, protein MEPSSKKVTGRLMMAVGGAVLGSLQFGYNTGVINAPQKVIEEFYNQTWVQRYGEPILPTTLTTLWSLSVAIFSVGGMIGSFSVGLFVNRFGRRNSMLMMNLLAFLSAVLMGFSKLGKSFEMLILGRFIIGVYCGLTTGFVPMYVGEVSPTALRGALGTLHQLGIVVGILIAQVFGLDSIMGNEDLWPLLLSVIFIPALIQCILLPFCPESPRFLLINRNEENRAKSVLKKLRGTADVTRDLQEMKEESRQMMREKKVTILELFRSPAYRQPILIAVVLQLSQQLSGINAVFYYSTSIFEKAGVQQPVYATIGSGIVNTAFTVVSLFVVERAGRRTLHLIGLAGMAGCAVLMTVALALLEQLPWMSYLSIVAIFGFVAFFEVGPGPIPWFIVAELFSQGPRPAAIAVAGFSNWTSNFIVGMCFQYVEQLCGPYVFIIFTVLLVLFFIFTYFKVPETKGRTFDEIASGFRQGGANQSDKTPEELFHPLGADSQV, encoded by the exons GTGATCGAGGAGTTCTACAACCAGACATGGGTCCAACGCTATGGGGAACCCATCTTGCCTACCACACTCACCACACTCTGGTCCCTCTCAGTGGCCATCTTCTCTGTTGGAGGCATGATTGGCTCCTTCTCTGTGGGCCTCTTCGTTAACCGCTTTGGCCG GAGGAACTCTATGCTGATGATGAACCTGCTAGCCTTTTTGTCTGCTGTGCTCATGGGCTTTTCAAAACTGGGCAAGTCTTTTGAGATGCTCATCTTGGGCCGCTTCATCATTGGTGTGTACTGCGGCCTGACCACAGGCTTTGTACCCATGTATGTGGGGGAGGTGTCACCCACAGCTCTTCGTGGGGCCCTGGGCACCCTGCATCAGCTGGGCATTGTCGTCGGCATCCTCATCGCCCAG GTTTTCGGCCTGGACTCCATCATGGGCAATGAGGACCTGTGGCCCCTGCTGCTGAGTGTCATCTTCATCCCAGCCCTCATACAGTGCATTCTGCTGCCCTTCTGCCCAGAGAGCCCTCGATTCCTGCTTATCAACCGCAATGAGGAGAACCGAGCCAAGAGTG TGCTGAAGAAGCTGCGGGGAACAGCTGATGTGACCCGTGACCTGCAGGAGATGAAGGAGGAGAGTCGACAGATGATGCGGGAGAAGAAGGTCACCATCCTGGAGCTGTTCCGCTCGCCCGCCTACCGCCAGCCGATCCTTATTGCTGTGGTGCTGCAGCTGTCCCAGCAGCTGTCTGGCATCAACGCT GTGTTCTATTACTCCACAAGCATCTTCGAGAAGGCGGGAGTACAACAGCCCGTGTATGCCACCATCGGTTCAGGCATTGTCAACACAGCCTTCACTGTCGTATCG CTGTTCGTGGTAGAGAGAGCTGGCCGGCGGACCTTGCACCTTATAGGCCTGGCTGGCATGGCAGGCTGTGCTGTGCTCATGACTGTTGCTCTCGCACTGCTG GAGCAGCTGCCCTGGATGTCCTATCTGAGCATTGTGGCCATCTTTGGCTTTGTGGCCTTCTTCGAAGTAGGCCCAGGCCCCATCCCTTGGTTCATTGTGGCTGAGCTCTTCAGTCAGGGTCCCCGCCCAGCTGCTATTGCTGTCGCTGGCTTCTCCAACTGGACGTCAAATTTCATTGTGGGCATGTGCTTCCAGTATGTGGAG CAACTGTGTGGTCCCTATGTCTTCATCATCTTCACTGTGCTTCTGGTTCTGTTCTTCATCTTCACCTACTTCAAAGTTCCTGAGACTAAAGGCCGTACCTTCGATGAGATTGCTTCTGGCTTCCGGCAGGGGGGAGCCAACCAAAGTGACAAGACACCTGAGGAGCTGTTCCACCCTCTGGGGGCTGATTCCCAAGTGTGA